The proteins below come from a single Mangifera indica cultivar Alphonso chromosome 16, CATAS_Mindica_2.1, whole genome shotgun sequence genomic window:
- the LOC123199053 gene encoding UDP-glycosyltransferase 72E1-like, producing the protein MEKQATKIHAALLASPGIGHLVPVLELGKRLVAQLDFQVTIFVVGAEASVLESQLQSFPNPNIFNVVSLPPVDISGLVDPNTSIVTKIIVMMRETIPSLRSEIFSLKLRPTVLIVDLFGTEALPLADEFNMLKYVLIASNAWFLAATIYFPTVDGKEEDEHMLQQKPLMISGCKPVRYEDTLEAFLDKNDELYAEYLRIGLEIPTADGILVNTWEDLEAETLASLRDDKLLGRVTRLPIYTIGPLVREMKSPDLESPVLNWLDKQPAESVIYVSFGSGGTLSAKQIAELAWGLELSKQRFIWVIRPPVENDVTAAYFSVGKESDGTPNYLPEGFLTRNSKLGLVIPDWAPQAEILRHPSVGGILSHCGWNSTTESIVNGVPMVAWPLYAEQKMNATMLTEDIGVAIRSKKLPCERTVERKEIEMLVRGVMVEKEGDKIRSRVKELKSSAEKALSRGGSSYNSLSRVAEDCEKSLQGLVEKAYGA; encoded by the exons ATGGAGAAGCAAGCCACAAAAATTCATGCAGCACTGCTTGCTAGCCCTGGAATAGGGCACCTGGTCCCTGTACTCGAACTAGGCAAACGCCTTGTAGCTCAGCTTGACTTTCAGGTAACCATCTTCGTTGTGGGAGCTGAGGCCTCAGTTCTTGAGTCTCAGCTTCAAAGCTTCCCCAATCCGAATATCTTCAACGTTGTCTCTCTTCCGCCTGTGGATATCTCAGGCCTTGTTGACCCAAATACATCAATAGTAACAAAAATTATCGTTATGATGCGTGAGACCATACCATCGCTGAGATCAGAAATCTTTTCATTGAAGCTTCGTCCCACGGTTCTCATTGTAGACTTATTTGGAACAGAAGCTCTACCGTTGGCCGATGAGTTTAATATGTTAAAGTATGTGTTGATTGCTTCTAATGCTTGGTTTCTTGCTGCAACAATATATTTTCCTACTGTTGATGGGAAGGAGGAAGATGAGCACATGCTCCAGCAAAAGCCGTTGATGATTTCAGGCTGCAAACCAGTGCGTTATGAGGATACCCTGGAAGCCTTTCTAGACAAAAACGATGAGTTGTATGCGGAGTATTTACGTATTGGGCTTGAAATACCGACGGCTGACGGGATTTTAGTCAACACCTGGGAAGACTTGGAGGCCGAAACACTTGCAAGCTTGAGAGATGACAAGCTGTTAGGCCGAGTCACCAGGCTTCCGATTTATACAATTGGTCCATTAGTGAGAGAGATGAAGTCTCCAGATTTGGAGAGTCCTGTATTGAATTGGCTAGATAAACAACCAGCTGAATCAGTGATTTATGTGTCATTCGGAAGTGGAG GTACTTTATCAGCCAAACAAATAGCCGAGCTGGCATGGGGCTTGGAGCTAAGCAAGCAAAGATTCATCTGGGTGATACGCCCGCCGGTAGAAAACGACGTAACGGCGGCGTATTTCAGTGTAGGAAAAGAATCAGATGGCACCCCGAATTATTTGCCTGAAGGGTTCTTGACAAGAAACTCAAAACTAGGATTAGTAATCCCAGACTGGGCTCCGCAAGCAGAGATCTTAAGGCATCCATCGGTTGGTGGAATTTTATCGCACTGTGGGTGGAATTCAACGACGGAGAGTATAGTGAATGGGGTGCCGATGGTTGCTTGGCCACTTTACGCAGAGCAAAAGATGAATGCTACGATGCTGACAGAAGATATTGGGGTGGCTATAAGGTCTAAGAAGTTGCCGTGTGAGAGAACAGTGGAGAGAAAGGAGATTGAGATGCTGGTGAGAGGTGTTATGGTGGAGAAAGAAGGAGATAAAATAAGAAGCAGAGTTAAGGAACTGAAATCCAGCGCCGAAAAGGCCTTGAGTAGAGGCGGTTCCTCCTACAATTCACTGTCACGAGTTGCTGAAGACTGCGAGAAAAGCTTGCAAGGCCTCGTAGAAAAGGCCTATGGTGCATGA